From Malaciobacter mytili LMG 24559:
ATTTGAATTAAACAAAAAGTAATTAAAAATATCATTAATCCTGGGAAAAAACTAACCCACCAAGCAATATCTATTACAGCCCTTCCATCACTTAATAAGCTCCCCCATGACATATTTGGTGGATTTATCCCAAGTCCTAAAAAAGAAAGTCCAGACTCAGCTAAAATTGCTCCTCCAACAGAAAAAGTAAAAGACATAAGAAAAATAGGTGCTAAAAGTGGAGCAAAATATTTAAATATTATTTTAAAGTTTGAAACATTTGCAAGTTTTAAAACCTTGATATAAGGTTTATTTGAAATGGCAAAACTCTCACTTCTAATAAGTCTAGCCATACTCATCCAGCCTGTTATAGAAATAACAATAATCAAAATAACAGAAGAAGCTTGAATATATGATACCAAAGCTAAAAGTAAAAAGAATGTGGGAAAAGTTAAAAATAAATCAATTAAAATAGTAATTGTTTTATCTATTTTACCTTTAAAAAACCCTGCATTAATACCTATAAAAAGTCCTATAATTGAACTAATAACAGCAGATAAAAAACCTATAATTAAAGAAGTTTGTCCACCTTGTAAAACTCTTGCTAAAACATCTCTTCCCAATCTATCAGTACCTAAAGGATGAGCAAGGGAAGGAGAGGATAAAATAGCATTTGGATTTAAATCATAAGGTGATACTGTATAAAAAAGTGGCATTAAAAAGATAATTAATACTAAACTAATAATTAAATATAACGCCACTTTAAACATAATTCTTAACTTTTATATTTATAATAAGATAGTGAACTTTTACCAAACTTTTTAGTTTTATATAAGGCAAACTTTCCAAGCTCTTCTGGTATCTCTAAAGTACTTACATGTTCAAAAGTAATTAAAAAAACATTGTCATTTTCTATTTTTCTTACAATTTCAAATGATTTTTCATAAATATCTTCCATTCCATCTCTATAATCAAAAGGAGGATCAATATAAATAACTAACTCATCACTTGAATTTTTTAAACTATTTAAAATAATAGGCAATTGAGTAAAAGTATCCCCATAAAAAGTCTGGCATTTTTCATTTTCTATTGCTTTACAATTTCTTGTTAAAATATTATATGAATTTTTATCAATCTCAACAAAATATGCCCTTTTTACACCTCTACTTACAGCTTCTAGACCAATACTTCCACTTCCTGCAAAAGCTTCAACAAAAAGCTTATCACAAACATCAAATTGCAAAACATTAAAAAAAGACTCTTTTAATCTTGCTTTTGAACTTCTTGTTACTTCTAAAGAAGGTAGCTCAATTTTTTTACCTTTATATTTTCCTGCAATTATTTGTGTAGTTAATATTTTTTTTTTCATAATTTTTAAAACTTTTTTTTGATTTGATAAATGAAATTATAATACTTTATTGTTAAACTCACGTTAATAATCAATTAATTAAGGTTAAGAAAGATGTATTATAATTTCAAAAAAATAAGGAGGAATTATGAAACAAAATAAAAAACTCTCTGTAAGACTTAGAGAGTGGCATAGGGATTTAGGGTATTTAGTAATAGGAATAACTATTATTTATTCATTATCAGGAATTGTTTTATCTTTTAGAGATTTACATTTATTTGAAAAAGAGTATGTTTTAAATGCAAAAATAGAAAAAAATCTTCAAAAAGAGCAATTAAAAGATAAAATTATTTCTGTATATGCACAAAATGAGCAAAAAAAACAGTTACCTACACATATTGTTAAAAAATCAGTTTTAGATAACTTTGAAGAATTAGAAGAGAATAATGAATTTATCAAATATCAAATTTCAAGAAAAAAAGATATGAAATTTATAACATATTATAAAAACTCAGGGGAGCTTATCTACTCAATTAGTGGTTATCCTTCATTTATACAAGTTTTTATAGATTCACATAAATCTTCAAGTAAAGATAGATGGTCATATTTAGCTTTAGCTTATTCTGTTATACTATTTTTCTTAGCAATATCAGCTATTTTTATGGTAAAAGGAAAATATGGGTTTAAACAAAGGGGTGTTTATTTAACTTTAGCAGGTATTGGATTAGTAGTATTATTTTTATATATTTAATCTTATGCTTTCGCATAAGATTAAATATTATCTAGCATAACTTTCAGCTCTTATTTCTCTAATTACATTTACTTTAATTTCACCAGGATATTGAACTTTTGCTTCAATATCTTGAGCAATTTCATTTGCTAATAGAACTGCTTCATCATCATTTACTAACTCAGCTTTTACTATAACTCTAACTTCTCTTCCTGCATTAATAGCAAAGGCATTTAAAACTCCTGTTTTACTTGTAGAGATGTTTTCAACTTCTTCTACTCTTTTTAAGAAGCTTTCTAATACTTCTCTTCTAGCCCCTGGTCTTGCTGCACTTAAAGCATCAGCTGCACATACAGCTGCACTTTCTACATTTATAGGTTCTTCATGTCCATGATGAGCATAAATAGCATTTATAACTGTGTCACTTTCATCATATCTTCTACACATTTCAGCACCTAAGTGTACATGTGAGCCTGGCATTTCATGAGTTAATGCTTTTCCTATATCATGTAAAAGACCAGCTCGTCTTGCTAAAATAGGATCTCCTCCCATTTGAGCTGCTAAAAGTCCAGCTAAATGAGCCACTTCTAAAGTATGTTTTAAAGCATTTTGCCCATAAGAAGCCCTATATCTTAATCTTCCAACAAGTTTTATAAGTTCTGGATGCATTGAACCAATACCTAGTTCTAATACAACATCTTCACCCTCTTTTTGGATATTTTTATCAAACTCTGCTTTAACTTTTTTATAAATTTCTTCAATTCTTGCAGGTTGTATTCTTCCATCTTCTAATAACTCTTCAATAGTTTTAGTAGCAATTGCTCTTCTATATAGGTTAAAAGATGAAATTGTAATTGTATTTGGTGTATCATCAATAATAATATCAACACCTAAAAGCATCTCTAATGCTTTTATATTTCTTCCTTCTTTACCAATAATCTTCCCCTTAGTCTCCTCATCACTTAATGGTAAGTTATTAATAAGTCTTTCTGCTGCAAATTCTCCTGCATACCTAGTAACAGCTTGAGATAACATATTATTTATCTCTTCTTTAGATTTTTGTTCAGCAGCTTTATATTTTTTTCTAAAAATTGATGCAATTTGAGCCCTACTATCCTCTTTTACTTTTTCAAGCATAAGCTCTTTTGCTTCTTCAATAGTAAGCCCAGAAGCATTTTCTAAAACTTTTATAGCTTTAGCAATTTTTTCTTCATAAGTTTTTTGTTGTCTTTTTAATCCATCTTTAATAGTGGTAATTTTTTGATTTTTTTCTACTATTTCAGCTTTTTGTTCTTTTATAATTCTTAATTCTGATTCAAGATGTTTATTTAACTCTTTTTCCTTTTTCTCTATTTGAAAAAGCATCTCATCATACTCTTTTTTTGCCGTCCTAAACTCTTTATCATAATCTCTTTTAGCCTTAATTTGAGCATCTTTTAAAATTACTTCTGCTTCATGCTCAATTATTTTAGCTTTAGCTTTTGCTTGCTCGATTAAGATATCAAATTTTGCACTATATAACTTTTTAACTATTAGTATACTAATCAATGAACTTAGTAGTGCAGTTATAACACCAACTAAAATTGATTCCATCATTAATTCCATATTCAAAACCTTAATTTGTAATTATATAATCAGCTTGAATATCGTAATCATTAGATAATATTTTTGACGTTTTACAAAGTTTAAGTTGAGTAAAAATTATAGTAGGAGAATAATTTAATCTGTAAAAAAACCTATCATACATACCTTTTCCAAACCCTATTCTTTTGCATAGTCCATCTACTCCTACAACAGGAACTATTGCTAAATCAATCTTTTTAGGTTTTAAAGTTGAGTAATTAGGTTCTTTTATACCAAATTTTTTCCTTTTTAATGGTAATCTATACTTTACACTTTTAAAACTATCCCCTATCATAAATGGAACATAAACTTCACACTCCCTCTCTTTGCGAAGTTTATTTATCAATGGTTTTACATCTACTTCCATTCCCATTGGAATATATAAAAGTACACTTTTTGGTTTGTACTCTTTTATAAATTTATATAATTTTATTACTACTTTTTTGTCTTTATATAACTTTGAAAAACGACTTTCAAATTCTAATCTTTTAATACACGATTTTCTAAAATCACGTTTGTGACTCTCTTCCATATTTAAGCCTTACTTGGATAAAATTCATACCCAGCAAATAATTTTACCAAAAGGAATTAAAATGCAGTTTAAGAAAATAGCATTTCTTTCAATTTTATTAACACTTTTTATTACTGGTTGTAGTGATTCAAAAGTTGAAGAGGAAGGTAAAACTACTGCTGAAAAGATACAAAGAAAAACAGAATTTAATTTACAAAAGCTTGATGGAACTACTATAACAGTTAAAAAACAAGAAGAAAACCTTATTTTTATGGGCTTAGAAAATAAAGTGATTTTACTAAACTTCTTTACAACTTGGTGTCCACCTTGTAAAGCTGAAATACCTCATTTAAATAATTTAAAAGATAAATATCCAAATGATATAGAAATTATTGCAGTTAGTTTAGCGCAAGAAGATGGCAATCTTCCTACAAATGATATTTTACAAACATTTAAAGAAGAATTTAATATTAAATACCAACTTGTAAATAGTGCAGAAAATTATGAACTTGCAAAAGAAATGGGAGGAATAAGAACAATTCCTACTATGTTTTTATTTAACCCAAAGGGTGAATTAAAGCAAAAATATATTGGTATAGTTCCAGAAGAGATGTTAGAGACTGATATTAATAAAGAACTTGGGAAAAAGTAATGTTTAATTTTTTTAAAAAGAAAAAAGAAGAACCAAAAATTGAAGAAGAAGCTTTAATACAAGAAGAATTAAAGCCAATTGAAAAAACAGAACAAAAGCCTGTTTTAGAAGAAAAAATTATAGAAGAAGTTAAGCCAAAAGAAGAGAAAAAAAGTTTCTTTTCAAAGGCTTTAGAAAAAACTTTTGCAAATATTAAAGCAGTTGTTCCTCAAAAAAAAGAGAAAATTAGTTTTGAGGATATTGAAGAGCTTTTAATAGAAGCTGATGTTGAGTATGAAATTATAGAAAAAGCCATGGATGGACTACCTGAACTAATTACAAGAAAACAGTTAAGACATAGACTTGTAATGCTTTTTGAACATGCTCCAAATGTTGATATGTCAAATCTTCCAAAACCTTTTGTAAGACTTATTATTGGAGTTAATGGAGCTGGGAAGACTACAACTATTGCAAAATTAGCAAATAAAAGTAAAAAAGAAGGTAAAAGTGTAGTATTAGGTGCTGGAGATACTTTTAGAGCAGCAGCTATTGAACAACTTGCAACTTGGGCAGAAAAAATTGATGTTCCTATTATAAAAACAAGACAAGGGCATGATCCAAGTGCAGTTGCATTTGATACTATTTCTTCAGCAGTTGCTAAAAATATTGATAATGTAATTATTGATACAGCAGGAAGATTACAAACACAAACAAATTTAAATAATGAACTTAAAAAAATAGTTAAAGTTTGTAGTAAAGCAATGGAAGGCGCACCACATCAAAAACTACTTATTATTGATGGGACACAAGGAAACTCTGCAATTGCACAAGCAAAAGCTTTCAATGAAATGGTACAAGTTGATGGTATTATTGTAACAAAGCTTGATGGAACTGCAAAAGGTGGAGCTTTATTTTCTATTTCAAATCAATTAGAGCTTCCAATTTTTTATGTGGGAGTTGGAGAAAAACAAGAGGACTTAATAGAGTTTAGTCCTGATGAATTTGTTGATAGCTTATTAGACGAAATTTATACTTCTGATAAATAATTCTAAAAAAGAGGTGAACTTTGAGCTATTTAAACTCAAAAACAAATAAATATTTATTTGTAATTTTATTAATCACCTCTTTTTTTATTGCTTTTATTTTCTATTTACTTACAAATTTAAATAATAGTGATAAACTTTTAAATAGACTTGAAAATGCCTTAACAACTACTAAAAATCTCTTTGAAGAACAAA
This genomic window contains:
- a CDS encoding 5-formyltetrahydrofolate cyclo-ligase produces the protein MEESHKRDFRKSCIKRLEFESRFSKLYKDKKVVIKLYKFIKEYKPKSVLLYIPMGMEVDVKPLINKLRKERECEVYVPFMIGDSFKSVKYRLPLKRKKFGIKEPNYSTLKPKKIDLAIVPVVGVDGLCKRIGFGKGMYDRFFYRLNYSPTIIFTQLKLCKTSKILSNDYDIQADYIITN
- a CDS encoding ABC transporter permease codes for the protein MFKVALYLIISLVLIIFLMPLFYTVSPYDLNPNAILSSPSLAHPLGTDRLGRDVLARVLQGGQTSLIIGFLSAVISSIIGLFIGINAGFFKGKIDKTITILIDLFLTFPTFFLLLALVSYIQASSVILIIVISITGWMSMARLIRSESFAISNKPYIKVLKLANVSNFKIIFKYFAPLLAPIFLMSFTFSVGGAILAESGLSFLGLGINPPNMSWGSLLSDGRAVIDIAWWVSFFPGLMIFLITFCLIQISDFIQQKANAKDIQ
- a CDS encoding TlpA family protein disulfide reductase — protein: MQFKKIAFLSILLTLFITGCSDSKVEEEGKTTAEKIQRKTEFNLQKLDGTTITVKKQEENLIFMGLENKVILLNFFTTWCPPCKAEIPHLNNLKDKYPNDIEIIAVSLAQEDGNLPTNDILQTFKEEFNIKYQLVNSAENYELAKEMGGIRTIPTMFLFNPKGELKQKYIGIVPEEMLETDINKELGKK
- the rny gene encoding ribonuclease Y produces the protein MESILVGVITALLSSLISILIVKKLYSAKFDILIEQAKAKAKIIEHEAEVILKDAQIKAKRDYDKEFRTAKKEYDEMLFQIEKKEKELNKHLESELRIIKEQKAEIVEKNQKITTIKDGLKRQQKTYEEKIAKAIKVLENASGLTIEEAKELMLEKVKEDSRAQIASIFRKKYKAAEQKSKEEINNMLSQAVTRYAGEFAAERLINNLPLSDEETKGKIIGKEGRNIKALEMLLGVDIIIDDTPNTITISSFNLYRRAIATKTIEELLEDGRIQPARIEEIYKKVKAEFDKNIQKEGEDVVLELGIGSMHPELIKLVGRLRYRASYGQNALKHTLEVAHLAGLLAAQMGGDPILARRAGLLHDIGKALTHEMPGSHVHLGAEMCRRYDESDTVINAIYAHHGHEEPINVESAAVCAADALSAARPGARREVLESFLKRVEEVENISTSKTGVLNAFAINAGREVRVIVKAELVNDDEAVLLANEIAQDIEAKVQYPGEIKVNVIREIRAESYAR
- the rsmD gene encoding 16S rRNA (guanine(966)-N(2))-methyltransferase RsmD, which gives rise to MKKKILTTQIIAGKYKGKKIELPSLEVTRSSKARLKESFFNVLQFDVCDKLFVEAFAGSGSIGLEAVSRGVKRAYFVEIDKNSYNILTRNCKAIENEKCQTFYGDTFTQLPIILNSLKNSSDELVIYIDPPFDYRDGMEDIYEKSFEIVRKIENDNVFLITFEHVSTLEIPEELGKFALYKTKKFGKSSLSYYKYKS
- the ftsY gene encoding signal recognition particle-docking protein FtsY, with translation MFNFFKKKKEEPKIEEEALIQEELKPIEKTEQKPVLEEKIIEEVKPKEEKKSFFSKALEKTFANIKAVVPQKKEKISFEDIEELLIEADVEYEIIEKAMDGLPELITRKQLRHRLVMLFEHAPNVDMSNLPKPFVRLIIGVNGAGKTTTIAKLANKSKKEGKSVVLGAGDTFRAAAIEQLATWAEKIDVPIIKTRQGHDPSAVAFDTISSAVAKNIDNVIIDTAGRLQTQTNLNNELKKIVKVCSKAMEGAPHQKLLIIDGTQGNSAIAQAKAFNEMVQVDGIIVTKLDGTAKGGALFSISNQLELPIFYVGVGEKQEDLIEFSPDEFVDSLLDEIYTSDK